A stretch of bacterium DNA encodes these proteins:
- a CDS encoding MFS transporter, with amino-acid sequence MSDSSDRLPLSRIFFYSLPFVGYLAMSMPMSMWYPKFATDELLIAPATIGVILFAARFWDAVSDPLAGYLSDRTRSRFGRRRVWLVGAAVPVAVTYVMLWSPPTSLDPIWVIAWIAFAMILWETASTAFYVPYIAFGLELTTDYHERTRLFGWRQALVVIGFAAALLSIYVMQNDADYPDAEVPVAILTGAILAVMLCITAWRVPEPAGHQGRGSIQLGSAFRDVVRNPHARLLLFVLGIDSFGMGMVASLGAYMADDVVRAPELLVQMMAYWMVPQFLCVPGWVWLSRRVGKKPIWLAGMAVSIAGFLGLLFVGEGDIMIVRLQVLAIGVGTSISLVIGPSVQADVVDYDELMTGDRKEGAYVAVWNFLRKLGNAVAMSLGLLVLQVAGYDAQAEDQSESVQQAIRVVMGAVPAVAFAIGALAFARFTLNEAEHQRVKARLAEREAEDSR; translated from the coding sequence GTGTCCGATTCCAGCGATCGCCTGCCGCTCTCGCGCATCTTCTTCTACTCGCTGCCCTTCGTGGGCTACCTCGCGATGTCGATGCCGATGAGCATGTGGTATCCGAAGTTCGCGACCGACGAGCTCCTGATCGCCCCGGCCACGATCGGCGTGATCCTCTTCGCGGCCCGCTTCTGGGACGCGGTCTCCGACCCCCTGGCGGGCTATCTCTCCGACCGGACCCGCTCCCGATTCGGGCGACGGCGGGTCTGGCTCGTGGGGGCCGCGGTTCCGGTCGCCGTCACCTACGTGATGCTCTGGAGTCCGCCGACGAGCCTCGATCCCATCTGGGTGATCGCCTGGATCGCCTTTGCGATGATCCTCTGGGAGACCGCTTCGACGGCCTTCTACGTGCCCTACATCGCGTTCGGCCTCGAGCTCACGACCGACTACCACGAACGGACCCGACTCTTCGGCTGGCGGCAGGCCCTCGTGGTGATTGGCTTCGCCGCGGCCCTGCTGTCGATCTACGTGATGCAGAACGACGCGGACTACCCGGACGCCGAGGTCCCGGTCGCGATCCTGACGGGGGCGATCTTGGCCGTGATGCTCTGCATCACGGCGTGGCGCGTCCCGGAGCCCGCCGGCCACCAGGGGCGCGGCAGCATCCAGCTCGGGTCGGCGTTTCGCGACGTGGTCCGCAATCCCCACGCGCGTCTCCTGCTCTTCGTCCTCGGGATCGATTCCTTCGGCATGGGGATGGTGGCTTCCCTCGGTGCCTACATGGCCGACGACGTCGTGCGTGCCCCGGAGCTGCTCGTGCAGATGATGGCCTACTGGATGGTGCCGCAATTCCTCTGCGTGCCGGGATGGGTCTGGCTCTCGCGGCGGGTCGGCAAGAAGCCGATCTGGCTCGCCGGCATGGCCGTCAGCATCGCCGGCTTCCTCGGGCTGCTCTTCGTGGGCGAGGGCGACATCATGATCGTCCGACTCCAGGTCCTGGCGATCGGGGTCGGGACGAGCATCTCCCTCGTGATCGGTCCGTCGGTGCAGGCCGACGTCGTCGACTACGACGAGCTCATGACCGGGGATCGGAAGGAAGGCGCGTACGTCGCGGTCTGGAACTTCCTGCGAAAGCTCGGGAACGCGGTCGCGATGAGCCTGGGGCTCCTCGTGCTCCAGGTCGCCGGCTACGACGCGCAGGCCGAGGACCAGAGCGAGAGCGTCCAGCAGGCGATCCGCGTCGTGATGGGCGCCGTCCCCGCGGTCGCGTTCGCGATCGGCGCGCTCGCCTTCGCCCGCTTCACGCTCAACGAGGCGGAGCACCAGCGGGTGAAGGCCCGTCTCGCGGAGCGCGAGGCGGAGGACTCCCGCTAG
- a CDS encoding pyrroloquinoline quinone-dependent dehydrogenase, whose product MTGGSEAWRVGIRRGGLGLSGAILVGLLGCGSDDPIDYAGPVDGWPHVGGPLGGARFSGNAQIDRGNVGRLEEAWRFESGDVTPTTSLQVTPILVDDALVFCTPRNQVISIDAEQGAERWRFDAEPALDGIYNPLCRGVAHGRVEVAAGEACASRIYLGTLDARLIALDAETGETCGDFGEAGVVDLLHGIGETRAAEYYMTSPPTVVAGRVVTGAWVTDGQRVDAPGGVIRGWDAKTGELVWAWDPVPEGMEPVTAEDVAAGATYTRGTANAWSMMSGDEALGRVYVPMGNAAPDHYGGERHGLGRYASAVVALDARTGRLEWDFKTVYHDVWDYDVASQPVLYTHPGGPDGEGFPALAQATKMGHVFLLDRRTGEPIFPIERVAAPQGGVTGEVIAERQPVPTKPAPLHPHSLPDEDVWGLTPIDRAQCRELVGSLRNDGIFTPPSAEGSVVFPGLGGGVNWGSLSVDEARGRLVVNSMHNPFIVQVVPREEATSLEGTDLVGAQPQEGTPYVTLRAPLLSDWGMPCTPPPWGLLTSIDLATGEVEWQRPLGNLRELAPAFGRFFEWGTPNQGGPIQTAGGLVFIGATLDRTFRAFDVETGEMLWDALLPTSANATPMTYRVGPEGRQYVVIAAGGHFPLGSPSDDAIIAFALPEALPEPLPAD is encoded by the coding sequence ATGACGGGTGGATCCGAGGCGTGGCGGGTGGGGATTCGGCGAGGCGGGCTGGGCCTGTCGGGCGCCATTCTGGTCGGGCTCCTGGGTTGTGGGAGCGACGACCCGATCGACTACGCGGGACCCGTCGATGGCTGGCCGCACGTCGGCGGGCCGCTCGGCGGAGCGCGCTTCTCGGGGAACGCGCAGATCGATCGGGGCAACGTCGGTCGTCTCGAGGAGGCCTGGCGATTCGAGAGCGGGGACGTCACGCCGACGACCTCGCTCCAGGTGACGCCGATCCTGGTCGACGATGCGCTCGTGTTCTGCACGCCGCGGAACCAGGTGATCTCGATCGATGCCGAGCAGGGGGCCGAGCGCTGGCGTTTCGATGCGGAGCCTGCGCTCGACGGGATCTACAACCCGCTCTGTCGCGGCGTGGCTCACGGTCGCGTCGAGGTCGCCGCGGGCGAGGCGTGCGCGTCGCGGATCTATCTCGGGACCCTCGATGCGCGCCTGATCGCGCTCGATGCGGAGACCGGCGAGACGTGTGGCGACTTCGGGGAGGCGGGCGTCGTCGATCTTCTGCACGGCATCGGCGAGACGCGCGCCGCCGAGTACTACATGACTTCGCCGCCGACGGTCGTCGCGGGTCGGGTCGTGACCGGTGCCTGGGTCACCGATGGCCAGCGCGTCGATGCGCCCGGCGGCGTGATCCGCGGCTGGGATGCGAAGACCGGAGAGCTGGTCTGGGCCTGGGATCCCGTTCCGGAAGGGATGGAACCGGTCACTGCGGAGGACGTCGCGGCGGGGGCGACCTATACGCGCGGGACCGCGAACGCCTGGTCGATGATGTCGGGGGACGAAGCGCTCGGACGGGTCTACGTGCCGATGGGCAACGCCGCGCCGGATCACTACGGCGGCGAGCGACACGGTCTCGGACGCTATGCGAGCGCCGTGGTCGCCCTCGACGCACGGACCGGCCGACTCGAGTGGGACTTCAAGACCGTCTACCACGACGTCTGGGACTACGACGTGGCCTCCCAGCCCGTCCTCTATACCCATCCGGGCGGGCCGGACGGCGAGGGCTTCCCGGCCCTCGCCCAGGCGACCAAGATGGGCCACGTCTTCCTGCTGGATCGCCGGACGGGCGAGCCGATCTTTCCGATCGAGAGGGTCGCGGCGCCGCAGGGGGGCGTGACCGGCGAGGTGATCGCGGAGCGACAGCCCGTGCCGACGAAGCCTGCGCCGCTCCACCCGCACTCGCTTCCGGACGAGGACGTCTGGGGGCTCACGCCGATCGATCGCGCCCAGTGTCGCGAGCTGGTCGGCTCGCTTCGCAACGATGGGATCTTCACGCCGCCGAGCGCCGAGGGTTCGGTCGTCTTCCCGGGGCTCGGGGGTGGGGTGAACTGGGGCTCGCTCTCCGTCGACGAGGCGCGCGGGCGGCTCGTCGTGAACTCGATGCACAACCCCTTCATCGTCCAGGTGGTCCCGCGCGAAGAGGCGACGAGTCTGGAGGGCACGGACCTCGTCGGCGCGCAGCCCCAGGAAGGTACGCCCTACGTGACCCTTCGCGCGCCGCTCCTGTCGGACTGGGGCATGCCGTGCACGCCGCCGCCGTGGGGACTCCTCACGAGCATCGATCTGGCGACGGGTGAGGTCGAGTGGCAGCGCCCGCTGGGCAACCTCCGCGAGCTCGCGCCGGCCTTCGGGCGCTTCTTCGAGTGGGGCACGCCCAACCAGGGTGGCCCGATCCAGACCGCCGGCGGCCTCGTCTTCATCGGCGCGACCCTCGACCGGACCTTCCGCGCCTTCGACGTGGAGACCGGGGAGATGCTCTGGGACGCGCTGCTCCCGACTTCGGCGAACGCGACGCCGATGACCTACCGGGTCGGACCCGAAGGTCGGCAGTACGTGGTCATCGCCGCGGGCGGCCACTTCCCGCTCGGCTCGCCCTCGGACGACGCGATCATCGCCTTCGCCCTTCCGGAGGCCCTTCCGGAGCCCCTCCCGGCCGACTAG
- a CDS encoding SDR family NAD(P)-dependent oxidoreductase, with protein MSGPVAVDRALDGRVAIVTGASRGIGRGCAVGLGARGATVYVTARRTSASDPPEDGTVEAVAAEIDAVGGEGIALACDHRDDAAVEAVFDRVRAEQGRLDVLVNNAFIIPNELTSGKPFWEVPISNWDDMIDVGTRSAYVASRFAAPLMIEAGHGLIANISSSGAAEYAWHVAYGVGKAALDRLTADTAHELKRFGVAVVSLWPGLVLTERNEANAKNVKGLDFSKAESLFFTGRAVAALAADEKVIERTGRALVSRELADEFGFVDVDGRLPDGPMHKRPKGVGDA; from the coding sequence GTGAGTGGTCCTGTCGCGGTGGACCGGGCCCTCGACGGCCGGGTCGCGATCGTCACCGGGGCGAGCCGGGGAATCGGCCGGGGCTGCGCCGTCGGCCTGGGGGCGCGCGGCGCGACGGTCTACGTCACGGCACGCCGCACGTCCGCGTCCGACCCGCCGGAAGACGGGACGGTCGAAGCCGTCGCGGCCGAGATCGACGCGGTCGGAGGCGAGGGCATCGCCCTGGCCTGCGACCACCGCGACGACGCGGCGGTCGAGGCCGTCTTCGACCGGGTGCGAGCGGAGCAGGGCCGACTCGACGTCCTGGTCAACAACGCCTTCATCATTCCGAACGAGCTCACGAGCGGGAAGCCCTTCTGGGAGGTCCCGATCTCCAACTGGGACGACATGATCGACGTCGGCACCCGCTCGGCCTACGTCGCGAGTCGCTTCGCCGCCCCCCTCATGATCGAAGCCGGCCACGGGCTGATCGCGAACATCTCGTCGAGTGGCGCGGCGGAGTACGCCTGGCACGTGGCCTACGGCGTCGGCAAGGCCGCCCTCGATCGACTGACCGCGGACACCGCCCACGAGCTGAAGCGATTCGGTGTCGCCGTCGTCTCGCTCTGGCCCGGCCTCGTCCTGACTGAGCGCAACGAGGCGAACGCGAAGAACGTGAAGGGGCTCGACTTCAGCAAGGCGGAGTCGCTCTTCTTCACGGGCCGCGCGGTCGCCGCCCTCGCCGCGGACGAAAAAGTGATCGAGCGGACGGGTCGTGCCCTCGTGTCGCGCGAGCTCGCGGACGAGTTCGGGTTCGTCGACGTCGACGGGCGTCTGCCCGACGGTCCGATGCACAAGCGGCCGAAGGGAGTCGGGGACGCGTGA
- a CDS encoding M48 family metalloprotease produces the protein MGRIPAEDFADIEEELVANADEYCEAVEEAGLLFEDPEFRTYLQDLVDEMLVQERRSAGEVRVVLLDNPFGNASIFPNGTLHFHIGMASQIENEAQLVALLGHELTHFLNRHAVADRIYRERAETQLKSTRLMASLVLLPLGLSPLAFNDISVKGIDGILAPQLAGFSQDQERESDRGGLLRMAALGYDPSHAAGFFEMLMADVALTSSELNRTEVEDPYYYASHPALEERRDSMRAIAAERDRTCLEPAPDPRWACGVAAERVGVEAYRARIARVGTRNAELDRKLGRRDRAIRTLERLLEYNEDDAEAWALLGEIRGGRGGRGASLGKAIEALERAVAIDDERASAFRELGFLYSSDGRSAESDSAFRRFLELSPDAPDRALIEKRLHGER, from the coding sequence ATGGGGCGCATCCCCGCCGAGGACTTCGCCGACATCGAGGAGGAGCTCGTCGCGAACGCGGACGAGTACTGCGAGGCGGTCGAGGAAGCCGGCCTGCTCTTCGAAGATCCGGAGTTTCGCACCTATCTGCAGGACCTGGTCGACGAGATGCTGGTCCAGGAGCGGCGCTCCGCGGGCGAGGTGCGCGTGGTGCTCCTCGACAATCCGTTCGGAAACGCCTCGATCTTCCCAAACGGGACACTCCATTTTCACATCGGCATGGCCAGCCAGATCGAGAACGAGGCGCAACTGGTGGCTCTCCTCGGCCACGAGCTGACCCATTTCCTGAACCGGCACGCGGTCGCCGATCGCATCTACCGTGAACGCGCCGAGACGCAGCTGAAGTCGACGCGGTTGATGGCCTCTCTCGTCCTCCTCCCCCTCGGCCTGTCGCCTCTGGCGTTCAACGACATCTCGGTGAAGGGAATAGACGGCATCCTGGCGCCCCAGCTCGCCGGATTCTCCCAGGACCAGGAGCGCGAATCCGATCGCGGCGGGCTGCTGCGGATGGCCGCGCTCGGGTACGACCCGTCCCATGCGGCGGGATTCTTCGAGATGTTGATGGCGGACGTGGCGCTGACGTCGAGCGAGCTGAACCGCACGGAAGTCGAGGATCCGTATTACTACGCCAGCCATCCGGCGCTGGAGGAGCGCCGGGACAGCATGCGGGCGATCGCCGCGGAGCGGGATCGAACGTGCCTCGAGCCTGCGCCCGACCCGCGTTGGGCGTGCGGTGTCGCGGCCGAGCGCGTGGGGGTCGAAGCGTATCGTGCGAGAATCGCGCGGGTCGGTACCCGGAACGCGGAGCTCGACCGGAAGCTCGGTCGCCGGGACCGGGCCATTCGCACGCTCGAGCGTCTCCTCGAATACAACGAAGACGATGCCGAGGCCTGGGCGCTGCTGGGCGAGATTCGAGGTGGCCGCGGCGGCCGTGGGGCGAGTCTGGGGAAGGCGATCGAGGCCCTCGAACGGGCGGTCGCGATCGACGACGAACGCGCCTCGGCCTTCCGCGAGCTGGGATTCCTCTACTCGAGTGACGGACGCTCTGCGGAGTCTGATTCTGCTTTCCGTCGGTTTCTCGAGCTCTCACCCGACGCGCCGGATCGGGCGTTGATCGAGAAGCGACTGCACGGGGAGCGATGA
- a CDS encoding LLM class F420-dependent oxidoreductase, producing the protein MHHAVTFFGTEYCMSPILLGPAVEERGFESLWVAEHSHIPASRLSPWPGGAELPQFYYDAMDPFGWLSAAAAVTTTLKVATGICLVVQRDPIQTAKQVASLDQISGGRFLFGIGAGWNIEEMNNHGTNGEGRFKLMRERIEAMKEIWTKDEASYAGEHVSFDRIIANPKPVQKPHPPIHVGGAFPGGSRRAVRYADGWIPIGGREDMDFPEMVRDFRAMAEEAGRDPDELEISIFAVPPDGDFVKRCEDAGVSRVVYGAPPAGADVVLPFLDTLAGLR; encoded by the coding sequence ATGCACCACGCCGTCACCTTCTTCGGAACCGAATACTGCATGTCGCCGATCCTGCTCGGGCCGGCGGTCGAGGAGCGCGGCTTCGAGTCGCTCTGGGTCGCCGAGCACTCGCACATCCCCGCGAGCCGGCTCTCGCCCTGGCCCGGCGGCGCCGAGCTCCCGCAGTTCTACTACGACGCGATGGACCCCTTCGGCTGGCTGTCGGCGGCGGCAGCGGTCACGACCACGCTCAAGGTCGCCACCGGCATCTGTCTCGTCGTCCAGCGCGACCCGATCCAGACCGCCAAGCAGGTCGCCTCCCTCGACCAGATCTCGGGCGGACGCTTCCTCTTCGGGATCGGCGCGGGTTGGAACATCGAGGAGATGAACAACCACGGAACCAACGGAGAAGGCCGCTTCAAGCTCATGCGCGAGCGGATCGAGGCGATGAAGGAGATCTGGACGAAGGACGAGGCGTCCTACGCCGGCGAGCACGTCTCCTTCGATCGCATCATCGCGAACCCGAAGCCGGTCCAGAAGCCGCACCCGCCGATCCACGTCGGCGGGGCCTTCCCGGGCGGGTCCCGCCGCGCCGTCCGCTACGCCGACGGCTGGATCCCGATCGGCGGACGCGAGGACATGGACTTCCCCGAGATGGTCCGGGACTTCCGTGCGATGGCCGAGGAGGCCGGTCGCGACCCCGACGAGCTGGAGATCTCGATCTTCGCGGTGCCGCCGGACGGCGACTTCGTGAAGCGATGTGAGGACGCGGGGGTCTCGCGCGTGGTCTACGGCGCGCCGCCCGCCGGCGCGGACGTCGTGCTGCCCTTCCTCGACACGCTGGCGGGTCTCCGTTGA
- a CDS encoding SDR family oxidoreductase, translating into MNRLEGRRALVTGAASGIGRGTALRLAEEGAAVFCADIAAEGAQETAKQITTAGGTAAAGAVDVADAASCEAGVAAAVEALGGLDTLANVAGILRPGHTLEQDPAVWHATIGVNLTGTFQMCRAALAHLVDREDGPEGGCAIVNIASAAALQGVPYNAAYCASKAGVVGLTRSLASEYARRKVRVNAICPGGISTPMTAAGFPVDGIDPALFARVAPQMPMVGQPEDIAALVAYLASDEARYMTGSAITIDGGQLA; encoded by the coding sequence ATGAACCGACTAGAGGGACGACGTGCGCTCGTGACCGGCGCCGCGAGTGGAATCGGCCGGGGGACCGCCCTCCGCCTCGCCGAGGAAGGCGCCGCAGTCTTCTGCGCGGACATCGCGGCGGAAGGCGCCCAGGAGACGGCGAAGCAGATCACGACCGCCGGCGGCACCGCGGCGGCGGGCGCCGTCGACGTCGCCGACGCCGCTTCCTGCGAGGCGGGGGTCGCGGCCGCCGTCGAAGCGCTCGGCGGACTCGACACCCTTGCCAACGTCGCGGGCATCCTCCGCCCCGGCCACACCCTCGAGCAGGATCCGGCGGTGTGGCACGCCACGATCGGCGTCAACCTGACCGGGACCTTCCAGATGTGTCGCGCGGCCCTCGCCCACCTCGTCGATCGCGAGGACGGTCCGGAGGGCGGCTGCGCGATCGTGAACATCGCCTCGGCCGCCGCGCTCCAGGGCGTCCCCTACAACGCCGCCTACTGTGCCTCGAAGGCCGGGGTCGTCGGGCTGACGCGATCCCTCGCTTCCGAGTATGCGCGACGCAAGGTGCGCGTGAATGCGATCTGCCCGGGCGGGATCAGCACGCCGATGACCGCCGCCGGCTTCCCGGTCGACGGGATCGACCCGGCGCTCTTCGCGCGGGTCGCGCCGCAGATGCCGATGGTCGGCCAACCCGAGGACATCGCGGCGCTGGTCGCCTACCTGGCGTCGGACGAGGCCCGCTACATGACCGGCTCGGCGATCACGATCGACGGAGGGCAGCTGGCGTGA
- a CDS encoding NADH:flavin oxidoreductase, producing the protein MSATAGEPIDPFAPAPLGPITLRNRIIKSATFEGVMPDALVTPELIEYHRRVAAGGAGMNTVAYVAVSPDGRTNRACLYMRDEAIPGLRKLTDTIHAEGAKASAQIGHAGPVADSKSNGVVGFSASRRFNPLSMRFTPAATEEDLERVIDDFRRTALGCEAAGFDALEVHLGHNYLLSAFLSPGLNDGTDRWGGALENRARLSREVLKAVREAVGGRLAIVAKLNMIDAVPNGLGIEESLEVAKMIEADGTLDGLVLTGGSSFGNPMFLFRGDAPRKEFGAALSPLLRVGFKLVGRKFMPDTPFEEAYFEAHARRFKDALDLPVILLGGINKRETIEKALADGFAFVQMGRALLREPDLLLKMQSGEQNEGVCIHCNRCMPSIYSGTRCLLIDPDPIEAGPPVA; encoded by the coding sequence GTGAGCGCGACGGCGGGCGAACCGATCGACCCCTTCGCGCCCGCTCCGCTCGGGCCGATCACCCTCCGCAACCGGATCATCAAGAGCGCGACCTTCGAGGGCGTCATGCCCGACGCGCTCGTGACCCCGGAGCTGATCGAGTACCACCGCCGCGTCGCCGCCGGCGGCGCCGGCATGAACACCGTCGCCTACGTCGCGGTCTCGCCGGACGGGCGCACGAACCGCGCCTGCCTCTACATGCGCGACGAGGCGATCCCCGGGCTGCGCAAGCTGACCGACACGATCCACGCCGAAGGCGCGAAGGCCTCCGCGCAGATCGGACACGCTGGACCCGTCGCCGACTCGAAGTCGAACGGCGTGGTCGGCTTCTCCGCCTCCCGCCGCTTCAACCCCCTGTCGATGCGCTTCACCCCGGCGGCAACCGAGGAAGACCTCGAGCGGGTGATCGACGACTTCCGGCGCACGGCCCTCGGCTGCGAGGCCGCGGGCTTCGATGCCCTCGAGGTCCATCTCGGACACAACTACCTGCTGAGCGCGTTCCTCTCCCCCGGGCTCAACGATGGGACCGATCGCTGGGGCGGCGCCCTCGAGAACCGGGCGCGCCTCTCCCGGGAAGTCCTGAAGGCGGTCCGCGAGGCCGTCGGAGGGCGGCTCGCGATCGTCGCGAAGCTCAACATGATCGACGCGGTCCCGAATGGACTGGGGATCGAGGAGAGTCTCGAGGTCGCGAAGATGATCGAGGCGGACGGGACCCTCGACGGCCTCGTGCTGACCGGCGGCAGCTCCTTCGGCAATCCGATGTTCCTCTTTCGCGGGGACGCCCCGCGCAAGGAGTTCGGCGCGGCGCTCTCGCCGCTCCTGCGCGTCGGCTTCAAGCTGGTCGGCCGGAAGTTCATGCCGGACACGCCCTTCGAGGAGGCCTACTTCGAGGCGCACGCCCGCCGCTTCAAGGACGCCCTCGATCTTCCGGTGATCCTCCTGGGCGGCATCAACAAGCGCGAGACGATCGAGAAGGCCCTCGCCGACGGCTTCGCCTTCGTGCAGATGGGCCGTGCCCTGCTCCGCGAGCCCGACCTGCTCCTCAAGATGCAGAGCGGGGAGCAGAACGAAGGCGTCTGCATCCACTGCAACCGGTGCATGCCGTCGATCTACTCGGGCACGCGATGCCTCCTGATCGACCCGGATCCGATCGAGGCGGGCCCGCCGGTCGCGTGA
- a CDS encoding CoA transferase, with protein MPTPFDGLRVLDLSTEIAGPFATRLLADMGAEIVKVEPPSGDPLRRMKTSAVLGRSAPLAEGEDGALFQWLNATKKSIVLDLAEDEADRATFLRLVADVDVVVESFEPGWLDARGIGFEAIRAANPAASLVSITPFGQDGPWANRAATEFTLQAETGSFSGRGYEDLGPVVAGGRLGEYCAGNFASVAAAIAWRVARQTGRGRHADVSMLETMILCFQPYQFIQGQMRPGEPFPVMVEIPSIEPTRDGMIGFSTQTSQQWHDLCVMVEQPEWVTDDSLCLGQVRYERREELLAKIQAWTRAHSIDEIVELCIQLRIPVAPIGNGKTVLETDHMRARGFYREHPGGFRVPGVPFRFEDGDAAPLTKAPGLGEHDAEILGGLGPRPAARPPVGAGDAPLAGLKVVDFTAFWAGPFAASTLAELGAEVIKVESIQRPDGMRFASGFIPEDGIVWEWAPVFHGANSGKKALTLNLDDAEGLALARDLVRQADVVIENFSPRVMERFGFDGPGVKALNPDAILIRMPAFGLDGPWRDRVGFAMTIEQASGLAWVTGFPDREPTVPRGICDPVGGMTAVLALLGALERKAQGAGGQMIEVSLLEVGLLLAGEQAVEQSAYGVLLEREGNVGPVSSPQGVYVCRDERNPDEVGWVAIACASDAQWAALVGALGDPAWAGEPAFATEAGRRAGADVIDRGIAEWCRGRHASEISDILSAAGVPVGWLLNQRENVPGHAHLDARGFLEFLDHPFAGRIGYPRSSVRFDGVPAIRTLPPLLGEHNAEILRERLGQSEEEIRALEEKQVIGTRPSFL; from the coding sequence ATGCCGACCCCCTTCGATGGCCTTCGCGTTCTCGACCTCTCCACGGAGATCGCCGGTCCCTTCGCAACCCGCCTGCTCGCGGACATGGGCGCGGAGATCGTCAAGGTCGAGCCGCCCTCCGGCGATCCGCTCCGCCGGATGAAGACGTCGGCGGTGCTCGGGCGTTCGGCCCCCCTGGCGGAGGGCGAAGACGGTGCGCTCTTCCAGTGGCTGAACGCGACGAAGAAGAGCATCGTGCTCGACCTGGCCGAAGACGAAGCGGACCGCGCGACCTTCCTCCGGCTGGTTGCGGACGTCGACGTCGTGGTCGAGAGCTTCGAGCCGGGATGGCTCGACGCGCGTGGGATCGGCTTCGAGGCGATCCGGGCGGCGAACCCCGCGGCGAGCCTCGTCTCGATCACGCCCTTCGGGCAGGACGGACCCTGGGCGAACCGCGCGGCGACGGAGTTCACGCTCCAGGCGGAGACCGGCTCCTTCTCCGGGCGCGGCTACGAGGATCTTGGTCCCGTCGTGGCCGGCGGACGTCTCGGTGAGTACTGCGCCGGGAACTTCGCCTCGGTCGCGGCGGCGATCGCCTGGCGCGTGGCGCGCCAGACCGGCCGCGGTCGACACGCGGACGTGTCGATGCTCGAGACGATGATCCTCTGTTTCCAGCCCTACCAGTTCATCCAGGGGCAGATGCGACCGGGGGAGCCCTTCCCGGTCATGGTGGAGATCCCTTCCATCGAGCCGACCCGCGACGGCATGATCGGCTTCTCGACGCAGACCTCGCAGCAGTGGCACGACCTCTGCGTGATGGTCGAGCAGCCCGAGTGGGTGACGGACGATTCGCTCTGTCTGGGACAGGTCCGGTACGAACGCCGCGAAGAGCTCCTCGCGAAGATCCAGGCATGGACGCGCGCGCACTCGATCGACGAGATCGTCGAGCTCTGCATCCAGCTACGGATCCCCGTCGCGCCGATCGGAAACGGGAAGACGGTGCTCGAGACGGATCACATGCGCGCGCGTGGCTTCTACCGCGAGCATCCGGGGGGCTTCCGGGTGCCCGGCGTGCCCTTCCGCTTCGAGGACGGCGACGCCGCGCCGCTCACGAAGGCGCCGGGGCTCGGCGAGCACGACGCCGAGATCCTGGGCGGGCTGGGTCCGCGACCCGCGGCGCGGCCTCCGGTGGGTGCGGGCGACGCGCCGCTGGCGGGGCTCAAGGTCGTCGACTTCACGGCCTTCTGGGCCGGTCCCTTCGCGGCGTCCACCCTCGCCGAGCTCGGCGCCGAGGTCATCAAGGTCGAGTCGATCCAACGCCCCGATGGCATGCGCTTCGCCTCGGGCTTCATTCCGGAGGACGGCATCGTCTGGGAGTGGGCACCGGTCTTCCACGGCGCGAATTCGGGCAAGAAGGCGCTCACCCTGAATCTGGACGACGCGGAGGGGCTCGCCCTCGCACGCGATCTCGTGCGGCAGGCGGACGTGGTGATCGAGAACTTCTCGCCGCGGGTGATGGAGCGCTTCGGGTTCGACGGGCCGGGGGTGAAGGCGCTCAATCCGGACGCGATCCTGATCCGGATGCCGGCCTTCGGGCTCGACGGACCCTGGCGGGATCGTGTGGGCTTCGCGATGACGATCGAGCAGGCCTCGGGGCTCGCCTGGGTCACGGGCTTTCCCGATCGCGAGCCGACGGTGCCGCGGGGGATCTGCGATCCGGTGGGGGGCATGACCGCGGTGCTCGCGCTCCTCGGTGCCCTCGAGCGGAAGGCGCAGGGCGCCGGCGGTCAGATGATCGAGGTCTCGCTTCTCGAGGTCGGCCTGCTGCTGGCCGGCGAGCAGGCCGTCGAACAGTCCGCCTACGGCGTGCTCCTCGAACGCGAAGGCAACGTCGGGCCCGTCTCTTCGCCGCAGGGCGTCTACGTCTGTCGCGACGAACGGAACCCGGACGAGGTCGGCTGGGTGGCGATCGCGTGCGCGAGCGACGCGCAGTGGGCCGCCCTCGTCGGGGCGCTCGGCGATCCGGCGTGGGCGGGGGAGCCCGCCTTCGCGACCGAGGCCGGTCGACGCGCCGGGGCCGACGTGATCGATCGGGGGATCGCCGAGTGGTGTCGCGGGCGACATGCGAGCGAGATCAGTGACATCCTTTCGGCGGCGGGCGTCCCGGTCGGCTGGCTCCTCAACCAGCGCGAGAACGTTCCGGGACACGCCCACCTCGATGCCCGCGGCTTCCTCGAGTTCCTCGACCATCCCTTCGCGGGTCGCATCGGCTACCCGCGCTCTTCCGTGCGTTTCGACGGCGTGCCGGCGATCCGCACCCTCCCGCCGCTCCTCGGGGAGCACAACGCGGAGATCCTCCGGGAGCGCCTCGGCCAGTCGGAGGAAGAGATCCGCGCCCTCGAGGAGAAGCAGGTGATCGGGACCCGTCCGAGCTTCCTCTGA